A window of Macaca thibetana thibetana isolate TM-01 chromosome 7, ASM2454274v1, whole genome shotgun sequence genomic DNA:
CCATGCAGGATCCAGGGATGGCCCCAGCTGGGCCCTCCTGACACTGGAGTGGGGGGCTGGCTCACCTAGATGTGGGGTGCGGGGTGGCTGAGGCTCACGCCCAGAGCCTTCTTTAGCAGGAGGATCCTGAGCAGATCATGACTCAGCTGCAGTCTCTGGTCCCTCAGGGAGGTGTGGGGAGCTGTCCCCAATGGGGATGGGCTGGGAGGCTCCAGACTCTTCTTGCCCATGAAGTGACCTAGAAAGGAGGTGTCCGGCACAAGGAAGTCAAGCAGGGAGGATCCTACCTCAGGGGGAAAGTTCCTCATCTCTCCCACGTTTCCATTGTTGTGGCAGGAAGATACTTAACCTTCCTGTTCTTGGTCCTTCCACCTCACCAAGTAGCCACAAAGGTGT
This region includes:
- the NMB gene encoding neuromedin-B isoform X1; its protein translation is MARQVGGARLLSSLLLFALLAADVAPLSWDLPEPRNRAGKIRVHQRGNLWATGHFMGKKSLEPPSPSPLGTAPHTSLRDQRLQLSHDLLRILLLKKALGVSLSHPAPHI